The Bryobacteraceae bacterium genomic sequence ATTTCGACACCAATCAATACCGCGCCACGCATGACTGGGTAGTGTCCCCGTCGATGGTCAACCATTTCTCGATCGGCGGCAACGTGTTCGACAAACTGAGCGCCGGCGCCGCCTGGGGACTCGACGCCGGATGGAGTTCCAAGGTCGGCTGTTTCGGCAACGTGATCGATTGCGATCGCAACTTTCCGATCATCACGTTCTCCGAGTTTTCATCCTGGGGCGGCACCGCCCGCAACGGCACGACGCAGCCGCTTTGGGCGCTAAAGGACGATTTCAGCGTTCTGCGCGGCAACCATAACTTCAAGTTCGGCGGTTCGTTCCAGAGCCAGCGCGCCAACGGTTTCGGCGAGCAGTGCATCGCCGGCTGCGCCGACTTCCGGTTCACCTCCACCGGCGTACCCGGCGACACCTCGTTCCGCAGCGGCTCGTCCTTCGCCTCGTTCCTGCTCGGAGAAGCCATCGGCGGCGGCACCGAAACCGAACGTCAGGTCTATCAGACCTATCGCTATCACGGCTTCTACGCCCAGGACGACTGGCGCTTGTCACCGAAGCTCACCCTGAACATCGGGCTGCGCTATGAATTCACGCGTCCGCCCATTGACCTCCGCGACCAGTACTCGGATTTCACGCCGAACAAGCCGAATCCGCGGGTGAACAACTTCCCCGGCGCGCTGCGCTTCGCCGGTTTTGGCGCAGGCCGCGAAAACGCGCGGTCGCTCGTGCCGAGCTGGTGGGGCGCATGGGGTCCGCGCTTCGGACTCGCCTACGCTATGAATCCGAAGACAATCATCCGTTCCGCGTTCGGACGGTCGTTCAGCAAAGTGACCGTCGTCGCCGGCAGCGGCCACTTCGCCGGCTTCATCGGCACCTATCGGTTCACGAGTCCGAACAACGGCATCACGTCCGCTTTCAATTGGGACCGGGGCCTGCCCGAGTATCAACTGCCGGTCTCCGTGGATCCGAACGCGCCGCTCGACCCGTCGTTCTCCAACAACCAGAACGTCGATTTCTGGAACGGCACAGATGCCTCGCGCGCGCCGGAGAACTACTACTGGACGTTCAACGTTCAGCGCGAAATCAACGGCAGCACGGTGGCTGAACTCGGCTACGCCGCCAACATCGGCGCGCATCTGCAGACCGGGCTCCTGAACACCAATCAGGTGCCGACGGCGATCTGGAACGACTTCGTGCGGCGCCTCGGCCCCACCGCCGCCGCCAACCTGATGCGCGCGCAGATCACCTCGCCGCTGGCGGCCGCCAACGGGATCGCCGCGCCGTATGCGAACTTCACCGATCCTTCGATCCAGCAGACGCGCACGGTGAATCAGTCCCTGCGGCCGTATCCGCAATACCTCAACGTCAACACCGGAAGCCAGGGCGGCGACAAGAGCGGCCACTCCACCTACCACTCGATGATCGCCAAACTCACCCGCCGCTACTCGAACGGCCTGGCCCTCGAATGGAACTACGTGCTTTCGAAGCTGATCACCGACGCCGACAATTACAGCGACGGCGACGGCTCCACGATGGACCACTACAACCGTGGCCTCGAGAAATCGATCGGCGAATTCGATCTCACCCACGTCGCCAAGTTCGCCACCGTGTACGAACTGCCCGTGGGCCGCGGCAAGCGCTTCCTCAGCGACGGCAACAGCGTCGCGAACGCCGTGCTCGGCGGATGGCGGCTTTCCGCGATTCAGATCTACCAGAGCGGGCAGCCGATCGCCATCGCGCGCAACAATCCGCTCCCGATCTTCAACAAAGCGGCCCGCCCGCTGGTGACCAGCTACGATAACTGGCGCGCTCCGGTTGGCGACGGCGGCTTCGACCCCGCCCGCGACCGCTTCCTCGCCGCCAGCGCCTTCCCCACCCAGCCCGTCGACTTCGGCAATGCCACCCGGCACAACCCCAAGGTCCGCATGTTTCCGTTGTTCAACGAGAACCTCAGCCTCGCGAAGACCTTTTCGCTCACCGAACGCTTCCGGCTCGATTTCCGCTGGGAGGCGTTCAACCTGTTCAACCGCGTCCGGTTCACGCCGGGCGGGACGAACCTGAACAGCAACGCATTCGGCGTGGTGACGAGCCAGGCCAATGCGCCGCGGTCCATGCAGGGGGCTCTCAAGCTGTATTGGTAGCAGCCGTTGGGCGCTACAATGGGGCGGTTATGAGCGAAATGGTTCAGTTCAACCGCCCCGACGGCGGCACGTGTTCGGCTTGGTGCGTGGAGCCGGCCGCGGGCTCGTCGGCGCCCGGGGTCGTGGTGATTCAGGAGTGGTGGGGATTGAACGATCAGATCAAGGGCGTCGCCCAACGGTTCGCCGACGCCGGCTACCGCGCCTTGGTTCCGGACCTCTATCGCGGCAAAGTGGGCGTCGACGCCGAGGAGGCCAGCCACCTCATGCGCGGTCTCAATTTCGGCGACGCGGCCGGCCAGGACGTTCGCGGCGCCGTCCAGTACCTGAAGCAATCGAGCGCGAAGGTGGGCGTAACCGGTTATTGCATGGGCGGCGCGCTTACGCTGCTCGCCGCGGCGAACGTGCCGGAGTCCGACGCGGCCGTCTGCTGGTACGGCTTTCCGCCGCTCGAATACATCGACGCCTCGAAGATCAATGCGCCGCTGCTCGGCCATTTCGCGGAACAGGACGCATTCTTCCCGGTCGCCAAAGTGGGTGAACTCGAAGACAAACTGAAGGCCGCCGGCGTCGCCTTCGAGTTCCATCGTTACGACGCCCGGCACGCCTTCGCCAACGAGACCGCCGTGAACTCGCCGATCGCGACAGCCTACGACGCCGGGTGCGCCGCCTTGGCCTGGGACCGAACGCTCGCCTTCTTCGGCCGCCATCTGAAGGGCTGACACGTTGCGCCGCGAGCCGGATTACTTCGAAGAGCGCCCGCTCGAACTCGTCTACATCGCCAAGAAGCTCAGAGAGGCGCTGGCCGTGGAGGAGTTGCTCACCGCGAACGAGATCGACTACCTCGTCGAAGTCGACTACTACACCGGCGGGCTGATCTTTCGCAGCGAACGAGCCGGCGCGTTCCTGTACGTGGAGGAGTCGAAGCTCGAACCAACCGCCGAACTCTTGCGGAGCAAAGGCTACCGGCCGCAGCCGGATCACGAAAAGTAGACTACTGCGAGGTGGTGCTCGGGTTCGGGTTGTACACTGGCAGGGTGACGATGTTGCTCACGTAGATGTCCTGAGCGATCGTAAGCTGCGTCTGCTCATCGGAAGGAAGATCCGAGTTCAGTTCCAGCGCCACCTCAAACACTCCGATCGCGCCCGGAAGCATGCCCGCCGATAGCACGTTCGCCGTGCGCCCGCCCGCCAGCGACGAGACAAACTCCACCGGATCGTTCAGTTCCGGGCCGTCGTAGGCTTGCCCGGTGTGCTGGCCCAACTTGGCCTCCTCCGGCGTGACGAGCCCAAGCCCGGTGGCCAGGACCAGGATCGTCTCGCCCGGCAGCGCGGGATTCTCCCTGGTCACCAACCCTTCGTTGGCGCAGCACAGCGCGGGGGTGGTAGCCGTCATGATCACCTGATCGCCGTCGAGCGAAGACGCTGAGTACTCGATGCCGTTGCCCGCCTGCCCGCGCACGCGCGCCCGAAGCCGGATACGGGTGAACGAGCCGGCCTGGAACGCTTCCACTTCCGGATCCTGGTTGATGAGTTCGATCATCTTGTTCCGGACGCTCTCGAGCGTGTCGTCTTCCACCAGCGTGTAGGAGTACGCCCGGTCGCGAATGCGAACGGTCGCCACGTTGCCGGCGGCCGTCGAGCCGTCCACCGAAACCGTGCCGGTGGCGTACGGGCTGCCGTGCATGACGATACCCGGCCGCGGATCGGCGCTGCCCTCCACGGCGAAGATCCCGGGGTTCTGCGGAACGATCGGCACCGAAACCGCCGTGGCCGCCTGCACGGAGCCGTCGTCGCGCCGCGTTCGCACGATCGCGTTGATGCTCTGCGCGTCGAGCACTTCCCACGGCACCTGCGCGCGGATCTCTTCCGGCGACACCATGAACAGCGGCGCACGAATGCCGTCGAAGTAGACCTGGACGCCGGCCAGTTCGGTGGGCAGATTCGTGGCGTTCGGATCTGCCGAGGCCGTGGAATCCGAGAGCCCCTCGCCGAACAGCGACACGATCGTGCCCGGCGCGATCTGCGCGGCGTCCTGTCCGCCCTGCAGCGTCGCGCTCGAGGTCGCCGCCACGAGATTCGCGGCGTTGTCGCCTTCGATCGTGACCTCGATCGCCACCGAATTGCCCTCGGCCCCGGACATTCGCGCCGTCAGGATCACGGCAGCACGGTTCACATTCGGCGACGCGAACGCGAGCGGGTCGCCCGCGCCGGCATTGATCACGCCCACCACATGCTCCACCACCTGCGCGAAGCTCTCCTCCCGCTGCACCGTGTAACTGTACTCCACTTCGC encodes the following:
- a CDS encoding carboxypeptidase regulatory-like domain-containing protein, yielding MSLTRILLIAGAWAAVTHGQTTTTNITGQLVDPTGAAIPGAQVVATNTATNVTTATRTTDTGNYSVTVYPGVYRLTVEADGFKRAARDNITVTASTTVRLDITLQLGAVSETVEVSGQLLTVQTDNAKVSTAIENKFVDELPLVVSGALRNPFNLISIAAQSNEYSGNNMSLGGGQARAWDATMDGVSIATNRSADQSEIAYNAPSVEAITEVAVDTNGFKAEYGQAGGGVLTFSSKSGTNQLHGSVYEFLRNEKLDARGFFASSRSVLKQHDFGVAGGGPIRRNKTFFFLAYEGFRIRRGANATIQTVPTPEMYQGDFTNWVNPQGARLAIYDPSTTRTRAGGGFERDPFPGNMIPQARFSPISSKVMSFGQGLTPNRGGVPGTIDYVRNNWITTSGTIENPQDKGSVKVDHVFNDAHRAAFFYNITKFRQQPGAGGPPGLPIPLWTGQVQNFDTNQYRATHDWVVSPSMVNHFSIGGNVFDKLSAGAAWGLDAGWSSKVGCFGNVIDCDRNFPIITFSEFSSWGGTARNGTTQPLWALKDDFSVLRGNHNFKFGGSFQSQRANGFGEQCIAGCADFRFTSTGVPGDTSFRSGSSFASFLLGEAIGGGTETERQVYQTYRYHGFYAQDDWRLSPKLTLNIGLRYEFTRPPIDLRDQYSDFTPNKPNPRVNNFPGALRFAGFGAGRENARSLVPSWWGAWGPRFGLAYAMNPKTIIRSAFGRSFSKVTVVAGSGHFAGFIGTYRFTSPNNGITSAFNWDRGLPEYQLPVSVDPNAPLDPSFSNNQNVDFWNGTDASRAPENYYWTFNVQREINGSTVAELGYAANIGAHLQTGLLNTNQVPTAIWNDFVRRLGPTAAANLMRAQITSPLAAANGIAAPYANFTDPSIQQTRTVNQSLRPYPQYLNVNTGSQGGDKSGHSTYHSMIAKLTRRYSNGLALEWNYVLSKLITDADNYSDGDGSTMDHYNRGLEKSIGEFDLTHVAKFATVYELPVGRGKRFLSDGNSVANAVLGGWRLSAIQIYQSGQPIAIARNNPLPIFNKAARPLVTSYDNWRAPVGDGGFDPARDRFLAASAFPTQPVDFGNATRHNPKVRMFPLFNENLSLAKTFSLTERFRLDFRWEAFNLFNRVRFTPGGTNLNSNAFGVVTSQANAPRSMQGALKLYW
- a CDS encoding dienelactone hydrolase family protein; translation: MSEMVQFNRPDGGTCSAWCVEPAAGSSAPGVVVIQEWWGLNDQIKGVAQRFADAGYRALVPDLYRGKVGVDAEEASHLMRGLNFGDAAGQDVRGAVQYLKQSSAKVGVTGYCMGGALTLLAAANVPESDAAVCWYGFPPLEYIDASKINAPLLGHFAEQDAFFPVAKVGELEDKLKAAGVAFEFHRYDARHAFANETAVNSPIATAYDAGCAALAWDRTLAFFGRHLKG